CTTTGACGTACTTTACCCCTTCGGGCTCTTCATATTTTGTTCTGATAACGATGGTGTTGGACATCCTATTAAAGAGACGTAGTTTGCTATTGGGCATTGCCAACCAGCCGATAAGACAATCCAATGGCAGAATAAAGGCCTTGCCAAAACTTTCTAATGCGGCAACTCCGAAACCTATCTTCTCCCCTTTCCGATCTGTAACTTTTAGGTTCAATGCCATTTTTCCCACAGATTGGCCCTTATATCCTTCAAACAAAGTCCAATAGGCAAAAATCAATACACTGCTAACTCCGAAACTTTTCATGTTGATAGGGTCAAAGTCCCAAGGAAATCCTAAAGA
The genomic region above belongs to Methanocellales archaeon and contains:
- a CDS encoding RDD family protein, with the protein product METIHLAKWGSRFWAWVIDILLVSAFSNIVTTSLGFPWDFDPINMKSFGVSSVLIFAYWTLFEGYKGQSVGKMALNLKVTDRKGEKIGFGVAALESFGKAFILPLDCLIGWLAMPNSKLRLFNRMSNTIVIRTKYEEPEGVKYVKEKE